One window from the genome of Pedobacter schmidteae encodes:
- a CDS encoding DUF1801 domain-containing protein, with product MLTPLDNFYLQQPEPFRGCFIALRDVILKLDDDITPEWKYKLPFFYYKGKMFCYLWQHKKFHKPYIGIVESKHIDHPDLIIEKRARMKIILIDPEKDLPVETINEILKQALAKY from the coding sequence ATGTTAACTCCTCTTGATAATTTTTATTTGCAGCAACCAGAACCCTTCAGAGGCTGCTTTATTGCGTTGAGGGATGTGATTTTAAAACTGGATGATGACATTACCCCAGAGTGGAAATACAAACTCCCTTTCTTTTACTACAAAGGGAAAATGTTTTGTTACCTCTGGCAGCATAAAAAGTTTCACAAACCCTACATCGGTATTGTCGAAAGCAAACACATCGATCATCCGGACCTGATTATTGAAAAAAGGGCGAGAATGAAAATCATACTGATTGATCCCGAGAAGGATCTTCCGGTTGAAACGATTAATGAGATACTAAAACAGGCACTGGCCAAATATTAA
- a CDS encoding putative toxin-antitoxin system toxin component, PIN family, translated as MAGPNLFVLDTNILVSAFIIRTSVSAAVLKHCINYGVLLFSSETFIEFENTISREKFKKYFSKSERIQILNQLSLIGQFKKVYSDFKVCRDINDNIFLNLASDHNASCIVSGDKDLLILNPFQNIPILTPAQFLYYFNGVGDSFMVNESIETYGNVLSTPIII; from the coding sequence ATGGCAGGCCCTAATCTTTTCGTATTAGACACCAATATATTAGTAAGTGCTTTTATAATAAGAACCTCTGTTTCTGCGGCCGTTTTAAAGCACTGTATAAATTATGGTGTTCTTTTGTTTTCTTCTGAAACCTTCATTGAATTTGAAAACACTATATCAAGAGAAAAATTTAAAAAATATTTTTCTAAATCTGAAAGAATACAGATTCTTAATCAACTTTCTCTGATTGGGCAATTCAAAAAGGTTTATTCTGATTTCAAAGTTTGTAGAGATATTAATGACAACATCTTTCTTAATCTTGCATCAGATCATAACGCTTCTTGTATTGTTAGCGGCGATAAGGATCTATTAATATTAAATCCCTTTCAAAATATTCCAATACTAACTCCTGCTCAATTCTTATATTACTTTAATGGGGTAGGCGATTCCTTTATGGTCAATGAATCTATAGAAACTTACGGAAACGTCCTCAGCACCCCAATTATAATCTGA